The nucleotide window CCGCCCGGGTCTCCACAGTGACACGAATCGCGGAATGTCGCGCCCGCCATCCCGGCACGTGTTCCCAACGGCGACCGATTGTCCTGGTAGCGGTTTCGCGCCGGCACCCCTGGGGCACGTGGTCGGGTACCGGAACGACGCTCACCCGGTTGACCCCTACCGACAAAACCGAGTTGTGGACGATGCCGGCGGCCTCGCGTCCGAGCAGCTTCGGAACCGGCCGTACCTGCTCGCCGTTGACCACGCCGGGCCCTGCGGATCCAGTTTGAGGTCGACAACGCTGATCGGCCGCGGTGAACCGATTCGCTCCAACACCGCGGCTCCGGATGTGAAAAATGTTGGAATACAACCATGGCTTCAGTCCCGTCAGTCCCGTCAGTCCCGTCGGTGCCCGGCGGGTCGGCAAACACCTTGACCAGTGCGGACTTTCCCGTGCTGTGGCCGGTACTCACCCGCTGGGCTGACAACGACATGTTCGGGCACCTCAACAACGCCATCTACTACCAGCTGTTCGACACTGCGATCAACGCCTGGATCGTCACCCTTACCGGCGTCGACCCGCTCACCATGTCCACCCTGGGCATCGTCGCCGAGTCGGGCTGCCGGTACTTCTCCGAGCTGCGATTTCCGGAGGGCCTGGTGGTGGGCTTGGCGGTGACCCGGCTGGGCCGCAGTAGCGTCACGTACCGCCTTGGGGTGTTTAGGGCCGGACGGGAGCAGCCCGACAGCACCGCACGGGAGCCGATCACCGCACTCGGGCATTGGGTGCACGTC belongs to Mycobacterium basiliense and includes:
- a CDS encoding acyl-CoA thioesterase; protein product: MASVPSVPSVPSVPGGSANTLTSADFPVLWPVLTRWADNDMFGHLNNAIYYQLFDTAINAWIVTLTGVDPLTMSTLGIVAESGCRYFSELRFPEGLVVGLAVTRLGRSSVTYRLGVFRAGREQPDSTAREPITALGHWVHVYVDRITRKPVPMPEVIRSLLSTARVNE